A single window of Hymenobacter sp. APR13 DNA harbors:
- a CDS encoding nucleotide pyrophosphohydrolase, which produces MTIEEAQQTVDHWIQTTGVRYFNELTNMAMLTEEVGEVARIIARQYGEQSFKESDKDKVLADELADVLFVVICLANQTGINLTDALQRNLAKKTLRDADRHRNNKKLN; this is translated from the coding sequence ATGACCATCGAAGAAGCCCAGCAAACCGTCGACCATTGGATTCAGACCACCGGCGTCCGGTATTTCAACGAGCTGACCAACATGGCCATGCTTACCGAGGAAGTGGGCGAAGTGGCCCGCATCATTGCCCGGCAGTACGGCGAGCAGTCGTTCAAGGAATCCGACAAGGACAAGGTGCTGGCCGATGAGCTGGCCGACGTGCTGTTCGTGGTTATCTGCTTGGCCAACCAGACCGGCATCAACCTCACCGACGCCCTGCAGCGCAACCTAGCCAAGAAAACCCTCCGCGACGCCGACCGCCACCGCAATAATAAGAAGCTGAATTAA
- a CDS encoding ribonuclease D, producing the protein MSAIQYLTTAAEVQQAALALSTAPRIAIDLEFDDMRHRYGRNLALIQIFDGQAMLLIDPLPLTNPAHDLEPLWAILRDPAVEKVFHSCKSDILLLDELYGVHVRNITDTSVQYTLLAESDNNISLGRLIQAELGLEVDKGEQKSNWLKRPLTEAQKLYAANDVLYLFELADRLRDKLAALGRLHWADEENAALEEVRYTRDERPYLRVAGKYRILPQEMPLFRDLYMLRDQVARQIDRPPYMVFANERLPELVRDTPRSLNDWKNARGLHPELKRTPYLEQLTALSPDNFVAVPEPAATGEQRRFPFRRRLSGEKANRADAREQLLLQLKNHITTDHNGYVANLVLSNRLVADIIELGADQVLRPWQKTILQETTQRHGLDYQSIATAF; encoded by the coding sequence ATGTCTGCCATTCAGTACCTTACCACCGCTGCAGAAGTGCAGCAGGCCGCCCTGGCACTCAGCACGGCCCCCCGCATTGCCATCGACCTGGAGTTTGACGACATGCGCCACCGCTATGGCCGCAATCTGGCGCTGATTCAGATTTTTGATGGCCAAGCTATGCTGCTCATCGACCCGCTGCCGCTCACCAACCCCGCCCACGACCTGGAGCCCCTCTGGGCCATTCTGCGCGACCCGGCCGTGGAAAAGGTGTTCCACTCCTGCAAGTCGGATATTCTGCTGCTCGATGAGCTCTACGGCGTGCACGTGCGCAACATCACCGATACCAGCGTGCAATACACCCTGCTAGCCGAGTCGGACAACAATATCTCGCTGGGCCGCCTGATTCAGGCCGAGCTGGGGCTGGAAGTGGACAAGGGCGAGCAGAAGTCCAACTGGCTGAAGCGTCCGCTCACGGAAGCGCAGAAGCTCTACGCCGCCAACGACGTGCTCTACCTGTTCGAGCTGGCCGACCGCCTTCGCGACAAGCTGGCCGCCCTGGGCCGCCTGCATTGGGCCGACGAGGAGAACGCGGCCCTGGAAGAAGTGCGCTACACCCGCGACGAGCGCCCGTACCTGCGCGTGGCCGGCAAATACCGCATCCTGCCCCAGGAAATGCCCCTGTTCCGCGACCTGTACATGCTCCGCGACCAGGTAGCCCGCCAGATCGACCGGCCGCCCTACATGGTGTTTGCCAACGAGCGGCTGCCGGAGCTGGTGCGCGACACGCCCCGCAGCCTCAACGACTGGAAAAACGCCCGCGGCCTGCACCCTGAGCTGAAGCGTACCCCATATCTGGAGCAGCTCACGGCCCTCTCGCCCGACAATTTCGTGGCCGTACCGGAGCCGGCCGCCACGGGCGAACAGCGCCGCTTCCCGTTCCGCCGCCGCCTCAGCGGCGAGAAGGCCAACCGCGCCGATGCCCGCGAGCAGTTGCTGCTTCAGCTCAAAAACCACATCACCACTGACCACAATGGCTACGTGGCCAACCTGGTGCTGTCCAACCGCCTCGTGGCCGACATCATCGAGCTGGGTGCCGACCAGGTGCTGCGCCCCTGGCAGAAAACCATCCTGCAGGAAACCACCCAGCGCCACGGCCTCGACTACCAGAGCATCGCCACTGCTTTCTGA
- the mltG gene encoding endolytic transglycosylase MltG: MLLLTGGAALYGAWRVLWQPNVAESPYGAAYLYIRTGAGWPAVRDSLRRQELLRDPGTFEWLATQREYPAHVRPGRYRLAPGLGNAALLEMLLAGRQDTVAFTLDAFKYKPQLTRQISRQLEADSLELRRLLQNNAYLRRRYQLDTTTILTLFLPGPYRAFWNTSARTFLDSAAATHRRFWTAQRRQRADSLQLTVPEVHVLASIVQRETAKKEDKPVIAGVYLNRLRRGMRLQADPTLLWAIGNFGVKRVLNRDKLVDSPYNTYRHKGLPPGPITSANRQSLDAVLRPAAHRYLFFCARADLSGFSDFAETYAEHRQNARRYQHALDSLGVKR; encoded by the coding sequence GTGCTGCTACTAACTGGCGGCGCGGCGCTATACGGCGCGTGGCGCGTGCTGTGGCAGCCCAACGTGGCCGAGTCGCCGTACGGGGCCGCGTATCTGTACATCCGGACGGGCGCGGGCTGGCCGGCCGTGCGCGACTCGCTGCGGCGGCAGGAGCTGCTGCGCGACCCCGGCACGTTTGAGTGGCTGGCCACGCAGCGCGAGTATCCGGCCCACGTGCGCCCCGGCCGCTACCGGCTGGCGCCCGGCCTCGGCAACGCCGCGCTGCTGGAGATGCTGCTGGCCGGCCGCCAGGACACGGTGGCCTTCACGCTCGACGCCTTCAAGTACAAGCCCCAGCTCACGCGCCAGATCAGCCGGCAGTTGGAGGCCGACTCGCTGGAGCTGCGCCGGCTGCTGCAGAACAATGCCTACCTGCGCCGCCGCTACCAGCTCGACACCACCACCATCCTGACGCTGTTTCTGCCCGGCCCCTACCGGGCCTTCTGGAACACCTCGGCGCGCACGTTCTTGGATTCAGCCGCGGCCACGCACCGCCGCTTCTGGACCGCGCAGCGCCGCCAGCGGGCCGATTCGCTGCAGCTGACCGTGCCCGAGGTGCACGTGCTGGCCAGCATCGTGCAGCGCGAAACGGCCAAGAAAGAGGACAAGCCGGTTATTGCGGGCGTGTACCTCAACCGGCTGCGGCGCGGCATGCGCCTCCAGGCCGACCCTACGCTGCTGTGGGCCATCGGCAACTTTGGGGTGAAGCGGGTGCTCAATCGCGACAAGCTGGTGGACTCGCCCTACAACACCTACCGCCACAAGGGCCTGCCACCCGGCCCCATCACGTCGGCCAACCGCCAGAGCCTGGATGCGGTGCTGCGGCCGGCGGCGCACCGCTACCTGTTTTTCTGCGCCCGCGCCGACCTGAGCGGCTTCTCCGACTTCGCCGAAACCTACGCCGAGCACCGCCAGAACGCCCGCCGCTACCAGCACGCGCTGGACAGCCTCGGCGTGAAGCGCTAG
- a CDS encoding helix-turn-helix domain-containing protein, giving the protein MLSHGQVVRLIFGLKLRELRQERGFTPAELARACDVSVSYLNEIEKGKKYPKADKILGLSKVLGVSYDQLTSLTLSRRLEPISELLQSDLLKEFPLEMFGLDPLRIVELIADAPAKMNAFISTIFEIARNYEMRQESFFLAALRSYQEMHDNYFEELEQDVRTFCGEQNLSTRAPFDTTQLERVLSQKYGYRLDREKLAEYAALGRLRSVFQPKTRTLLLRPGLSKAQESFVLGREVAFNYLNLKERPYVNATFPVHSFDEVLNNFKASYFAGALLMEEESLVRDLQDFFGQATWQPELLQAMLTKYDVSPEMFMQRITNLLPRYFGIQSLFFLRFDQADADAAYLLSKELHLSRLHNPHGNELHEKYCRRWVSIRLIREAREQAAGPAPAFVLGTQRSRYPNEDEYLCLSLARAGTANEPAVSVTVGLLCDDNLRQKVQFLNDPAIVQKRVNETCERCSIPDCEVRAAPPVEIARRQSQQEAAEAIAALVNGE; this is encoded by the coding sequence ATGCTAAGCCACGGTCAGGTTGTCCGACTCATTTTCGGGCTGAAACTGCGCGAGCTGCGCCAGGAGCGCGGCTTCACGCCCGCCGAGCTGGCCCGGGCCTGCGACGTGTCGGTATCCTACCTCAATGAGATTGAGAAAGGCAAGAAATACCCCAAGGCTGACAAGATTCTGGGCCTGAGCAAGGTACTGGGCGTCAGCTACGACCAGCTCACGTCTCTGACGCTGAGCCGGCGGCTGGAGCCGATTTCGGAGCTGCTGCAGTCGGATCTGCTGAAGGAATTTCCGCTGGAGATGTTCGGGCTGGACCCGCTGCGCATCGTGGAGCTGATTGCCGACGCGCCGGCCAAGATGAACGCCTTCATCAGCACCATCTTCGAAATAGCCCGCAACTACGAAATGCGGCAGGAAAGCTTTTTTCTGGCCGCGTTGCGCTCTTACCAGGAGATGCACGACAACTACTTCGAGGAGCTGGAGCAGGACGTACGAACCTTCTGCGGCGAGCAGAACCTGAGCACCCGGGCTCCCTTCGACACCACCCAGCTGGAGCGGGTGCTCAGCCAGAAATACGGCTACCGCCTCGACCGGGAGAAGCTGGCGGAGTACGCGGCGCTGGGCCGGCTGCGGTCGGTGTTCCAGCCCAAAACCCGCACGCTGCTGCTGCGGCCGGGTTTGAGCAAGGCACAGGAGTCGTTTGTGCTGGGCCGGGAGGTGGCTTTCAACTACCTCAATCTGAAGGAGCGGCCCTACGTGAATGCCACCTTCCCGGTGCATTCCTTCGATGAGGTGCTCAACAACTTCAAGGCGTCTTATTTCGCCGGGGCGCTGCTGATGGAGGAAGAAAGCCTGGTGCGCGACCTGCAGGACTTTTTCGGGCAGGCCACCTGGCAACCGGAGCTGCTGCAGGCTATGCTCACGAAGTATGACGTGTCGCCGGAGATGTTCATGCAGCGCATCACCAACCTGCTGCCGCGCTACTTCGGTATCCAGAGTTTGTTTTTCCTGCGCTTCGACCAAGCCGATGCCGACGCGGCCTACCTGCTGAGCAAGGAGCTGCATCTGTCGCGCCTGCACAACCCGCACGGCAACGAGCTGCACGAGAAATACTGCCGCCGCTGGGTGTCCATTCGCCTGATCCGGGAGGCGCGGGAGCAGGCGGCCGGCCCGGCGCCGGCCTTCGTGCTGGGCACCCAACGCTCGCGCTACCCCAACGAAGACGAGTACCTGTGCCTCTCGCTGGCCCGCGCCGGCACAGCCAACGAGCCGGCGGTGAGCGTAACCGTGGGCCTGCTCTGCGACGACAACCTGCGCCAGAAAGTGCAGTTCCTCAACGACCCGGCCATCGTACAGAAGCGCGTCAACGAAACCTGCGAGCGGTGCTCCATCCCCGACTGCGAAGTACGGGCCGCGCCGCCCGTGGAAATTGCGCGCCGCCAGAGCCAGCAGGAAGCCGCTGAAGCCATTGCGGCCCTGGTCAACGGCGAGTAG
- the aceA gene encoding isocitrate lyase gives MNKQERIAAIKQDWATNPRWKGIERPYTAEEVMKLRGSVQIEYSLARQGAERLWQLLHTEQYVAGLGALTGNQAVQEVQAGLNAIYLSGWQVAADANGAGQMYPDQSLYPADSVPAVVKRINNALLRADQIQSVSGEGDVHWMVPIVADAEAGFGGNLNAFELMKMMIEAGAAGVHFEDQLSSAKKCGHLGGKVLVPTQEAINKLVAARLAADVMGVPTLVVARTDADAADLLTADVDPRDQPFILQEAERTSEGFYRVRCGVEAGIARGLAYAPYADLIWMETSHPDLEQARQFAEAIHAQFPGKLLAYNCSPSFNWAAKLSVEQMETYREELAAMGYKFQFITLAGFHALNTSMFELALAYKARGMAGYSELQEREFALQKHGFKAVKHQSFVGTGYFDAVQNVVTSNLTSTAALVGSTEEAQF, from the coding sequence ATGAACAAGCAGGAACGCATTGCCGCTATCAAGCAGGACTGGGCCACAAATCCGCGCTGGAAAGGAATCGAGCGGCCCTATACCGCCGAGGAAGTAATGAAGCTGCGCGGCTCGGTGCAGATTGAGTACTCGCTGGCCCGCCAGGGCGCCGAGCGGCTCTGGCAGCTGCTGCACACCGAGCAGTATGTGGCCGGCCTCGGCGCCCTCACCGGCAACCAGGCCGTGCAGGAAGTACAGGCCGGCCTCAACGCCATCTACCTGAGTGGCTGGCAAGTGGCGGCCGATGCCAACGGCGCCGGCCAGATGTACCCCGACCAAAGCCTGTACCCTGCCGACAGCGTGCCGGCCGTGGTGAAGCGCATCAACAACGCCCTGCTCCGCGCCGACCAGATTCAGAGCGTATCCGGCGAGGGCGACGTGCACTGGATGGTGCCAATTGTGGCCGACGCCGAGGCCGGTTTCGGGGGCAACCTCAACGCCTTTGAGCTGATGAAGATGATGATTGAGGCCGGGGCCGCTGGCGTGCATTTCGAGGACCAGCTGTCGTCGGCGAAGAAGTGCGGGCACCTGGGCGGCAAGGTGCTGGTGCCCACGCAGGAGGCCATCAACAAGCTGGTGGCGGCCCGCCTGGCAGCCGACGTGATGGGCGTGCCCACCCTGGTAGTGGCCCGCACCGACGCCGACGCCGCCGACCTGCTCACGGCCGACGTGGACCCGCGCGACCAGCCGTTCATTCTGCAGGAAGCCGAGCGCACCTCCGAGGGCTTCTACCGGGTGCGCTGCGGCGTGGAGGCCGGCATTGCCCGCGGCCTGGCCTACGCCCCCTACGCCGACCTCATCTGGATGGAAACCTCGCACCCCGACCTGGAGCAGGCCCGCCAGTTCGCTGAGGCTATTCATGCGCAGTTTCCAGGCAAGCTGCTGGCTTACAACTGCTCGCCCTCGTTCAACTGGGCCGCCAAATTGAGTGTGGAGCAGATGGAAACCTACCGCGAGGAACTGGCTGCCATGGGCTACAAGTTTCAGTTCATCACGCTGGCCGGTTTCCATGCCCTCAACACCAGCATGTTTGAGCTGGCGCTGGCCTACAAAGCGCGGGGTATGGCCGGATACTCTGAACTGCAGGAGCGGGAGTTTGCGCTGCAGAAGCACGGTTTCAAGGCCGTGAAGCACCAAAGCTTCGTGGGCACCGGCTACTTCGATGCCGTGCAGAACGTGGTAACCAGCAACCTCACCAGCACCGCCGCCCTGGTCGGCAGCACCGAGGAAGCGCAATTCTAG
- a CDS encoding OmpP1/FadL family transporter — protein sequence MARHYFLSGFLFLSLSATAGGFQSAPQSARLLGLGGAGTAYVRDIAVLYYNPGALGHLDSLTHVSVGGLGTARLSSFVGTDSRRLTRQELQPQPSGYFYAATRLNSKFSVGLSVNQPFGYNTKWPSNWEGRSVVQEARFTSLYVQPTVGYQLSENFSLGAGMIYAYGDMRQQRALGQYDDPTAQALFTGSGSGYGANVGLYGRTADNLAFGISYRTPVTLKVRNGEAAYANIPERDAAQFPARAGFRTDLELPSTLAVGMADRMTKNLLVTFDFHLTSWSRYDSLNFELDNASRVTAGRRYEDAMAFRVGAEYTVTPNLSVRGGVSYDETPVRDEFISPDLPDANLLGGSVGLSLALKSNLLLDLAYSYAQGGERRARVNPSRDVVSNIDGSYRTAVQTAAVGLSYSFGGRAASPVK from the coding sequence ATGGCGCGTCATTACTTTCTTTCTGGTTTTCTGTTTCTTTCGCTTTCCGCCACCGCTGGCGGCTTTCAGTCGGCGCCGCAGAGTGCGCGCCTGCTGGGGCTGGGCGGGGCTGGTACGGCGTACGTGCGCGACATTGCCGTGCTCTACTACAATCCTGGGGCGCTGGGCCACCTCGACTCGCTGACCCACGTGAGCGTGGGCGGCCTGGGCACGGCGCGGCTGTCCTCGTTTGTAGGCACCGACTCGCGGCGCCTTACGCGCCAGGAGCTGCAGCCCCAGCCGAGCGGCTACTTCTACGCCGCCACGCGCCTCAACAGCAAATTCAGCGTGGGGTTGAGTGTTAATCAGCCCTTCGGCTACAACACTAAGTGGCCTTCGAACTGGGAGGGCCGTAGCGTGGTGCAGGAAGCCCGCTTTACCAGCCTGTATGTGCAGCCCACGGTAGGCTACCAGCTCAGCGAGAATTTCAGCCTGGGTGCCGGCATGATTTATGCCTACGGCGACATGCGCCAGCAGCGCGCTTTGGGCCAGTACGACGACCCAACCGCCCAGGCCCTGTTTACGGGCAGCGGCAGCGGCTACGGCGCCAATGTGGGCCTGTATGGCCGCACCGCCGACAACCTGGCTTTCGGCATCAGCTACCGTACGCCCGTGACGCTGAAAGTACGCAACGGCGAGGCCGCCTACGCCAACATTCCGGAGCGGGATGCCGCGCAGTTCCCGGCCCGGGCCGGCTTCCGCACCGATCTGGAGCTGCCTTCCACCCTGGCCGTGGGTATGGCCGACCGCATGACCAAGAACCTGCTGGTGACGTTTGACTTTCACCTCACCAGCTGGAGCCGCTACGATTCGCTGAACTTCGAGCTGGATAATGCTTCCCGCGTGACGGCCGGCCGCCGCTACGAAGACGCCATGGCCTTCCGCGTAGGCGCCGAGTATACCGTAACGCCCAACCTGAGCGTGCGCGGCGGCGTGAGCTACGACGAAACGCCCGTGCGCGACGAGTTTATCTCGCCCGACCTACCCGACGCCAACCTGCTCGGGGGCTCCGTGGGCTTGAGTTTGGCGCTGAAATCCAACCTGCTGCTGGATCTGGCCTACAGCTACGCCCAGGGCGGCGAGCGGCGCGCCCGCGTGAACCCGTCGCGCGACGTGGTAAGCAACATCGACGGCTCGTACCGCACGGCGGTACAGACGGCGGCTGTGGGGCTTTCCTACTCGTTTGGGGGCCGTGCGGCCAGCCCGGTTAAGTAG
- the gcvT gene encoding glycine cleavage system aminomethyltransferase GcvT: MSENLKTVVLNDVHQQLGAKMVPFAGYNMPVRYSSDLDEHHTVRRAVGIFDVSHMGEFRVRGPQALDLIQRVTSNDASKLTDGKAQYSCLPNADGGIVDDLLVYKLADEDYMLVVNASNIDKDWNWISKHNTQGADLENVSDQMSLFAVQGPKTSQALQSLTDVDLSTIPYYSFVQGTFAGVDDVIISATGYTGAGGFELYVPNEHAKAVWDKVMEAGQPYGLKPIGLGARDTLRLEMGYCLYGNDIDDTTSPLEAGLGWVTKFTKDFTNAESLKQQKEAGVARKLVGFLMDGPGIPRGHYELVNEAGEKIGDVTSGTQSPSLSKGIGLGYVQTELSKPGSKVFVQIRGKNQPATVVKLPFVPGTEEA; this comes from the coding sequence ATGAGCGAAAATCTCAAAACCGTAGTCCTGAATGACGTGCACCAGCAGCTGGGTGCCAAGATGGTGCCCTTTGCCGGCTACAACATGCCCGTGCGCTACTCCTCCGACCTCGACGAGCACCACACCGTGCGCCGGGCGGTGGGCATCTTCGACGTGTCGCACATGGGCGAGTTCCGGGTGCGCGGCCCGCAGGCCCTCGACCTGATTCAGCGCGTAACCAGCAACGACGCCAGCAAGCTCACCGACGGCAAGGCCCAATACTCCTGCCTACCCAACGCCGACGGCGGCATCGTGGACGATTTGCTGGTGTACAAGCTGGCCGACGAAGACTACATGCTGGTGGTGAATGCCTCCAACATCGACAAAGACTGGAACTGGATCAGTAAGCACAATACCCAGGGCGCCGACCTGGAAAACGTGTCGGACCAGATGAGCCTGTTTGCGGTGCAGGGCCCCAAAACCAGCCAGGCGCTACAGTCCCTCACCGACGTTGACCTGAGCACCATTCCGTACTACTCGTTCGTGCAGGGCACATTTGCCGGTGTTGACGACGTGATTATCTCGGCCACGGGCTACACCGGCGCGGGCGGCTTCGAGCTGTACGTGCCCAACGAGCACGCCAAAGCCGTGTGGGACAAGGTAATGGAAGCCGGTCAGCCCTACGGCCTGAAGCCCATCGGCCTCGGCGCCCGCGACACGCTGCGCCTGGAAATGGGCTACTGCCTCTATGGCAACGACATCGACGACACCACTTCGCCGCTGGAAGCCGGCCTAGGCTGGGTGACCAAGTTCACCAAGGACTTCACCAACGCCGAAAGCCTGAAGCAGCAGAAAGAAGCGGGCGTAGCACGCAAGCTGGTGGGCTTCCTGATGGACGGCCCCGGCATCCCGCGCGGCCACTACGAGCTGGTAAACGAAGCCGGCGAGAAAATCGGGGACGTGACCAGCGGCACCCAGTCGCCGAGCTTGAGCAAGGGCATTGGCCTGGGTTACGTGCAAACCGAGCTCAGCAAGCCCGGCAGCAAGGTGTTCGTGCAAATCCGGGGCAAAAACCAGCCAGCCACGGTGGTGAAGCTGCCCTTCGTGCCCGGCACGGAAGAAGCGTAA
- the aceB gene encoding malate synthase A, translating into MLPFADLEPAVAAPAFLTPERVKITGAYSPEFAEILTPSALAFVAELHRRFDHTRQALLKRREERQQAFEAGQLPDFLPETRLIREKPWTVAPIPADLQDRRVEITGPVERKMIINALNSGAKVFMADLEDSNSPTWANVVEGQRNLRDAVRRTISLSTPTKEYKLNEQTAVLMVRPRGWHLLEKHMLVDGEPVSAAFFDFGLYYFHNAHELCARGTAPYFYLPKIESHLEARLWNDVFGFAQWSLKQQKCTIKATVLIETLPAAFELNEILYELREHSAGLNCGRWDYIFSYIKRLGLKPEFRLPNRADVTMAVPFMASYSQLVIQTCHRRGVHAIGGMAAQIPIKNNPEANEAALEKVRLDKVREARNGHDGTWVAHPGLVPVALAVFDELMPEPNQIANKREDLVVTAEDLVRAPQGQITEEGVKLNIDVAVQYLESWLGGNGCVPIYNLMEDAATAEISRAQVWQWLHTPGTVLADGRPLTVELYRSLVPGQLEKIRALVGEERYAAGRYIEAARLFDKLVMSEKFIEFLTVAAYEQLL; encoded by the coding sequence ATGTTACCCTTCGCCGACCTCGAACCTGCCGTAGCTGCTCCCGCCTTCCTGACGCCGGAGCGCGTGAAAATCACTGGGGCGTATTCGCCGGAGTTTGCTGAAATCCTGACGCCGTCGGCGCTGGCGTTTGTGGCCGAGCTGCACCGCCGCTTCGACCACACGCGGCAGGCGCTGCTTAAGCGCCGCGAGGAGCGGCAGCAGGCATTTGAGGCCGGCCAGCTGCCCGACTTTCTGCCCGAAACGCGCCTGATCCGCGAAAAGCCCTGGACCGTGGCCCCCATCCCGGCCGACCTGCAGGACCGCCGGGTGGAAATCACGGGGCCCGTCGAGCGGAAGATGATCATCAATGCCCTGAACTCGGGGGCGAAGGTGTTCATGGCCGATCTGGAGGATTCCAACTCGCCCACCTGGGCCAACGTGGTGGAAGGCCAGCGCAACCTGCGCGACGCCGTGCGGCGCACCATTTCGCTGAGCACGCCCACCAAAGAGTACAAGCTGAACGAGCAGACCGCCGTGCTGATGGTGCGCCCCCGCGGCTGGCACCTGCTGGAAAAGCACATGCTGGTGGATGGCGAGCCGGTCAGTGCCGCCTTCTTTGATTTCGGGCTCTACTATTTCCACAACGCCCACGAGCTGTGCGCCCGCGGCACGGCCCCGTATTTCTACCTGCCCAAAATCGAGAGCCACCTGGAAGCCCGCCTCTGGAACGACGTGTTTGGGTTTGCGCAATGGTCGCTGAAGCAGCAGAAGTGCACCATCAAGGCCACGGTGCTGATTGAAACGCTGCCGGCCGCCTTCGAGCTCAACGAAATACTGTATGAGCTGCGCGAGCACAGCGCCGGCCTCAACTGCGGCCGCTGGGACTACATTTTCAGCTACATCAAGCGCCTGGGCCTGAAGCCCGAATTCCGCCTGCCCAACCGCGCCGACGTGACCATGGCTGTGCCGTTCATGGCCTCTTACTCGCAGCTCGTCATCCAGACCTGCCACCGCCGCGGCGTGCATGCCATCGGGGGCATGGCCGCCCAGATTCCCATCAAGAACAACCCCGAAGCCAACGAAGCCGCGCTGGAGAAAGTCCGGCTGGACAAGGTGCGCGAGGCTCGCAACGGCCACGACGGCACCTGGGTGGCCCACCCCGGCCTGGTGCCGGTGGCGCTGGCGGTGTTTGATGAGCTGATGCCCGAGCCCAACCAGATTGCCAACAAGCGCGAAGATCTGGTGGTAACGGCCGAAGACCTAGTGCGCGCCCCGCAAGGCCAGATCACCGAGGAAGGCGTCAAGCTCAACATCGACGTGGCGGTGCAATACTTGGAATCGTGGCTGGGCGGCAACGGCTGCGTGCCCATCTACAACCTGATGGAAGACGCCGCCACCGCCGAAATCAGCCGGGCGCAGGTGTGGCAGTGGCTGCACACGCCCGGCACCGTACTCGCCGACGGCCGTCCGCTCACGGTGGAGCTCTACCGCAGCCTGGTGCCCGGCCAGCTGGAGAAAATCCGGGCGCTGGTAGGGGAGGAGCGCTACGCTGCTGGCCGCTACATCGAAGCTGCCCGTCTGTTCGATAAGCTGGTGATGAGCGAGAAATTCATCGAGTTCCTGACCGTAGCCGCCTACGAGCAGCTGCTCTAG
- the dtd gene encoding D-aminoacyl-tRNA deacylase — MRTVIQRVRHASVTVEGRITGQIGPGLLVLAGFSPTDTATSLDWMARKLTQLRIFSDEEGKMNRSVQDVDGQVLVVSQFTLLADARKGNRPSYTGAAPPPIAIPLYEQFVQQLEQLLGQPVPTGEFGADMQVELLNDGPVTIVLDSPESS; from the coding sequence ATGCGCACCGTTATTCAGCGCGTCCGGCACGCCAGCGTTACCGTCGAAGGCCGCATTACGGGCCAGATCGGGCCGGGCCTGCTGGTGCTGGCCGGCTTCTCCCCCACCGACACCGCTACGTCGCTCGACTGGATGGCGCGCAAGCTCACGCAGCTACGCATCTTCTCCGATGAGGAAGGCAAGATGAACCGCTCGGTGCAGGACGTGGACGGGCAGGTGCTGGTGGTGAGCCAGTTTACGCTGCTGGCTGATGCCCGCAAAGGCAACCGTCCCAGCTACACCGGCGCCGCCCCGCCGCCGATTGCCATTCCGCTCTACGAGCAGTTTGTGCAACAGCTGGAGCAGCTGCTGGGCCAGCCCGTACCCACCGGCGAATTCGGGGCCGACATGCAGGTGGAGTTGCTCAACGACGGCCCCGTCACCATCGTGCTGGACTCGCCTGAGAGTAGCTGA
- a CDS encoding 2-phosphosulfolactate phosphatase has protein sequence MPTIDICFSPELLPLFNLQGRVAVVVDVLRATSSIVAALASGVTHLVPVSELAECRALAAEGYLTAAERDGRQAEGVDLGNSPFGYLDGVVPVRGRAVAITTTNGTRALHLAQTADAVVVGAFLNLQAVADFVRQQQKDVVVVCAGWKGLFCLEDTLFGGALAARLADTFDTTASDATLAALDLWQAAEADVAGYLLKSSHVRRLNSLELHKDMEFCVRPDVYNLVPLFREGKIEVV, from the coding sequence ATGCCCACGATTGATATCTGCTTCTCGCCGGAGCTGTTGCCGCTTTTCAACCTGCAGGGCCGCGTGGCGGTGGTGGTCGACGTGCTGCGCGCCACCTCTTCCATTGTGGCGGCGCTGGCGTCGGGCGTTACGCACCTGGTGCCGGTGAGTGAGCTGGCCGAATGCCGCGCGCTGGCCGCCGAGGGCTACCTCACCGCCGCCGAGCGCGACGGCCGCCAGGCCGAAGGCGTGGACCTCGGCAACTCGCCCTTCGGCTACCTCGATGGCGTGGTGCCGGTGCGCGGCCGCGCCGTGGCCATCACCACTACCAATGGTACCCGTGCCCTGCACCTCGCCCAAACGGCCGATGCCGTCGTGGTGGGCGCGTTCCTGAACCTGCAGGCCGTGGCCGACTTCGTGCGCCAGCAGCAGAAAGATGTGGTAGTGGTCTGTGCCGGCTGGAAAGGCCTGTTCTGCCTCGAAGACACGCTCTTCGGCGGCGCCCTGGCCGCCCGCCTCGCCGACACCTTCGACACCACTGCCTCCGACGCCACCCTGGCCGCCCTCGACCTGTGGCAAGCCGCCGAAGCGGACGTAGCCGGCTACCTGCTCAAATCGTCGCACGTGCGCCGCCTCAACAGCCTGGAGCTGCACAAAGACATGGAATTCTGCGTGCGCCCCGACGTGTACAACCTCGTGCCGCTGTTTCGGGAGGGGAAGATTGAGGTGGTTTGA